The DNA segment ATTATAAGTGATGAGATGTTTTTATTTGGCCCCCACCCCTGGCCCCTCCCCCATTTGGGGGAGGGGCCAGGGGGGATGGGCAAAAGTATGGTTGTATCACTTACAATGTGATCACCACCCATAATTTGTAGCCCGGAAAATTGAATAGAAACAAAACACCGCGTAGAGAAATGGTCCTGCGCGGTGTTGTTTTTTATCAGAAAAAGATGAGCAAGGTTATGCAATTTCCCGCATACTCAACCCAATCCGCCCCCGCGCCACATCCACGGCCATCACCTTCACCTTGACCACATCGCCTACCTTGACCACCTCAAACGGATTTTTCACGTAACGGTCGGCCAACTGGCTAATGTGTACCAGCCCATCTTGTTTAACGCCAATGTCCACAAACGCGCCAAAATCAACCACGTTGCGCACCGTGCCAGTCAGGATCATCCCTTCGCGCAGGTCTTCCATTTTGAGCACGTCCTGGCGCAGCAGGGGTTTGGGCAGTTCGTCGCGGGGGTCACGGCCCGGTTTGGCCAGGGCTTCTAAAATATCCGCCAGCGTGGGCGCGCCGACCTCCAGCAGGTCGGCCAACTCGCTCAAATCCTCTTGCCGGCGTAACGTTTCCAGGCGGTGGGGCAGGTCTTTTTCATCACCGCGCACTTCCAGGTAGTCAAACAAACGCTCAACCACGGGATAACTTTCGGGGTGGATAAAGGTATTGTCCAGGGGACGGTCGCCCGCCGGGATTTTGAGAAAGCCAACAGCCTGTTGGTAGGTTTTGTCGCCCAACCCCTTAACCTTTTTTAACTGGTTGCGGGTTTTGAACGGCCCGTGTTCCTCGCGGTGTTGCACAATGGCCTCGGCCACCCGGCGGCTGACCCCGGCCACGTAACTGAGCAGGGCCGGGCTGGCCGTGTTCACATCCACGCCCACGTGGTTGACCGCGCTCTCCACTACGGCGTCCAGGGTTTCGCCCAGCCGTTTTTGGTTCACGTCGTGCTGGTACAACCCCACCCCAATGGACTTGGGGTCAATTTTGACCAGTTCGGCCAGCGGGTCTTGCAACCGCCGGGCAATAGAGATAGCCCCGCGCATGCTCACGTCCAAATCGGGGAACTCGGCCCGGGCCAGCTTGCTGGCGGAGTAAACCGACGCGCCCGCCTCATTCACCATCACATAAGCCAATTCTAACTTGCTATTGGCAATTTGCGCTTTGGCTTCGCTGATAACTTCGGCGGCCATGGCCTCGGTTTCGCGGCTGGCCGTGCCGTTGCCAATGGCTATCACGCCGGCGTTTTGTTCAAGCATCAGTTTGACCAGGATGGCTTTGGCCTCGGCCCACTTCTTTTGCGGCTCGTGGGGGTAAATGGTGACGCCGCCCAAAAACTTGCCGGTGGGGTCTACCAGGGCCACTTTGCAGCCGGTGCGGAAACCGGGGTCTATGCCAATAACGGTTTTGCCGGGGATGGGCGGCTGCAATAACAATTGGCGCAGGTTGGCGGCAAAGTTCTCAATGGCGTGCTCGTCGGAGGCATCGGTTGACTCGCCGCGCAGTTCGGTTTCAATGGAGGGGGCCAGCAGGCGTTTGTAGCCGTCGGCGATGGCCGCGCGGAGCTGGCCGGTAAAAATGGATTTGGGGTTGGTGATCATCCGCCGCTGAATTTGGCCCACCAGTTCGTCGTCCGGCCCTTCCAGTTTAACCTTTAACACGCCTTCGCGCTCGCCGCGATTAAGGGCCAGCAGGCGGTGGGGCGGAATTTGGCTCAACTTTTCCTGGTAGTCGTAATAAATTTGGTAAACGCCGCGCTCATCTTTGCTCTGGTCGGCCACTTTCACCACCAGCCGGGCTTCGTTGCGCGTTTGTTTGCGCGCAGCGGCCCGGATGTCGGCGTTTTCGGCCACCACCTCGGCCACAATGTCTCGCGCCCCGGCCAGGGCGTCGTCGGGCGTGGGCACGTCGTCGGTGAGAAAATCGGCGGCCATTTGGGCCGGGTCGCCTTGCGTCACTTCTTGGGCCAGCAGCAGTTGGGCCAGCGGCTCCAGCCCGCGCTCGCGGGCAATGGCGGCCCGGGTGCGACGTTTGGGTTTGTAGGGCAGGTACAGGTCTTCCACTTCTTGCAGGGTGGCCGCGGCCTCGATGCGTTGGCGCAGGTCGCCGGTCAGTTTGCCCTGCTCCTCAATGCTGCGCAGCACCGTTTCTTTGCGGGCGTCAAGGTTGCGTAAATAGGTGAGCCGTTCCAGAACGGCCCGCAGTTGGGCCTCGTCCAGGCCGCCGGTTGCTTCTTTGCGGTAGCGGGCCACAAAGGGGATGGTGTTGTCGGCGTCAAAGAGGTCAATGGAGCGGGCCACCTGTTGGGGGCGGATGTCCAACTCTTGGGCGATGGCCTGGCTGAATTTGTCGGGGGGCATGGGGTCTCCTTAATAATGTTCGGGGCTTGGCCCGGAAAATATGCCTTCAAAGAGGCGTTGTCTTGCAGAGTAGCAGGGTAGCAGGGTAACAAAGTCGCAGAGTAACAACCTGTTACCCTGCCACCTTGCTACATTGCCACTCTGTGATATTGATTATCGACAAAACTATTGATGTTGGTTCTTCAGGTGTCTAATGATAAGCCACATCTTAGCACCGAGAGGGAGGTTAAGGCAAACGGGGAAACAAAGGATAAAACAGACCGCAGAGGTCTTTGCGACCTCTGCGGTCTTATTAAATACACCCGCATGTCATTTCGAGGCGCTTGGAAGCGGAAGCGACTGAAGCGACGAGAAATCCCCTATCAGGCGGATGTTAGAAAGAGATTTCTCGGCCTAACGGCCTTGAAACTTGCCCTGAGCGAAGCGAACTGATGACATTTAAGAAAAACGCTCTTTTAGACCGTAGCTTGGGTTGAGGCACGAGACCCAACCTACTATCAATTGTTGGGCAAACGCAGCAGGTCACGTTTTTAATGTGACCTCTATCCAGGCGGAAAGATGCGTCACGCGGCCGGCGTGACCTACAGACTTGATGATGGTGACGGAGATACCTCCGTCACCCCCGGTAGCCCGACTTAAGCCGGTTGCAGGCAGGCTGCGGTTACATAACCGCAGCCATCAAAAATATGCGTAGGCGCGCGCAGACCTGACAGGTTTCCGTCGAATGCGAAGCATTCGCAACCTGTCAGGTCTACCGCGAAAGTTGGAGGTTGGGTCGAGGTAACGAGACCCAACCTACGCGCTACTTAGGCCAGCGTAATGGTTAAAACGCCCACGTTCCAGGTTTCGGGAACGCTGACGTCTACGTCAACGCCGTTGTAATCGCGGTTGCCTGTCCAAAGGTTGGCGGTTGCGTTGGGGCCATCAGGCGAACCGGTTCCTGATGGCAAGATTCTCTGGTTGTTCGCTTGTACATTGTTGGCTTGGGCTAAGAAGATACCTGCACCCACCGCCGCCGCCGGCGGAACAACAGCGCCCGTCCACGCATAGCTGATGTGGGTGACGCCGCAGGCTGTTATTTGAGCATCGGTGATGGGGCCCTCGTTAAAAGCGGTAAATTGGTATCCGACGAGGCCATCTGTAGTGCCCACGTTAGCGGTGCGCACAATGGGGCATACCGGCCCTGGCCCCGGCCCTGGCCCCGGCGCGGGCGATTGGGCCTCGACCGGGCTGGGGGCCACAATGGACGTGATGACCGGCAGCATGACCACGGTCACGCCCAGCTTGGCCAGCATCTCGCGGCGGCTGTATACTTTGCGCCCGGCGGGTTGCACTACTTTGTTTTGTAACAGGTTAGCCCCTTCCAGCCGTTTCAGGGCTAACCATACCAGTTCTTCGGCTTGCTCCGGGGTCAGATCGCCGTGCAGCTGGGCCGCCATCTCCTGGGGCGTGGTTTGGCCGTCGCATAGCTCCCACACCCTGGCCGCGGTGGGGTTGAGGTTATGCACCTGCATGCGCTGCCAGTCGTAAATGCACAACTCGCCTTCAAGGGTTTCAACGTGTACTGTTTTTGATTGTTTTGGATATTGCTTGGTTTGCATTGGTTTTCTCCTTTATTTGGGAATTAGGAATTAGGGATTGGGGGTTAGGGATTGGGAATTAGGAATTAGGGGAAATACTAACCCCTACCTCCTGATTCCTAGTTCCTGATTCCTGCCTCCTGATTTAAAATAAAAGACCCACCGGGCAGGCAATTACTGACGCGCCCGATAGGTCTGAGTTTCCGTGATTCTGTTTTATCGCCCGGCGGCCCGGCTTATTCAGGCAGGCGCAAGGGCGGTAAGGTAAGGTAAGGTAAGGTAAGGTAAGGTAAGGCATGCGGCATTTTTGCCTCTCGCCGGATGGGTTAAAAACGTATCTTATCCTAAAGCAAAAGGGGCAAAATGTCAAAATTTTGGGGCGTATCTCAAAAGTGGGCCTGGATGACCAGCGCGGCCGCGCTCTGAGCGTCGCTAAAAGTCAGGTGGAAGGCGGGCTGCTGCGCGGCCAGGCGGCCCAGGTAGCGCACGGCCGCGCCCCGGTGTGCGGCAAAGTTCACGCACTGTTGCAGTAGTCCCAGGGTGGCCTTCGCCGGAGAACAGGGTTCAAGCCGCGCCGGGGCGTCGGCCTGGTAGCGGGGAAAGATCAACGCCCTCACCGGCGCGGCCTGCCGGCACACGCCCTCCGGCCGCAAGGGCGCGTCCGCCTTGGGTAGGTGGCGCAGGATCTGCCGGGAAATTGTTGGGCCGCCCCGGCGTAGGCCGGGCGTTTGCG comes from the Anaerolineae bacterium genome and includes:
- a CDS encoding RNA-binding transcriptional accessory protein; translation: MPPDKFSQAIAQELDIRPQQVARSIDLFDADNTIPFVARYRKEATGGLDEAQLRAVLERLTYLRNLDARKETVLRSIEEQGKLTGDLRQRIEAAATLQEVEDLYLPYKPKRRTRAAIARERGLEPLAQLLLAQEVTQGDPAQMAADFLTDDVPTPDDALAGARDIVAEVVAENADIRAAARKQTRNEARLVVKVADQSKDERGVYQIYYDYQEKLSQIPPHRLLALNRGEREGVLKVKLEGPDDELVGQIQRRMITNPKSIFTGQLRAAIADGYKRLLAPSIETELRGESTDASDEHAIENFAANLRQLLLQPPIPGKTVIGIDPGFRTGCKVALVDPTGKFLGGVTIYPHEPQKKWAEAKAILVKLMLEQNAGVIAIGNGTASRETEAMAAEVISEAKAQIANSKLELAYVMVNEAGASVYSASKLARAEFPDLDVSMRGAISIARRLQDPLAELVKIDPKSIGVGLYQHDVNQKRLGETLDAVVESAVNHVGVDVNTASPALLSYVAGVSRRVAEAIVQHREEHGPFKTRNQLKKVKGLGDKTYQQAVGFLKIPAGDRPLDNTFIHPESYPVVERLFDYLEVRGDEKDLPHRLETLRRQEDLSELADLLEVGAPTLADILEALAKPGRDPRDELPKPLLRQDVLKMEDLREGMILTGTVRNVVDFGAFVDIGVKQDGLVHISQLADRYVKNPFEVVKVGDVVKVKVMAVDVARGRIGLSMREIA
- a CDS encoding PqqD family protein, producing the protein MQTKQYPKQSKTVHVETLEGELCIYDWQRMQVHNLNPTAARVWELCDGQTTPQEMAAQLHGDLTPEQAEELVWLALKRLEGANLLQNKVVQPAGRKVYSRREMLAKLGVTVVMLPVITSIVAPSPVEAQSPAPGPGPGPGPVCPIVRTANVGTTDGLVGYQFTAFNEGPITDAQITACGVTHISYAWTGAVVPPAAAVGAGIFLAQANNVQANNQRILPSGTGSPDGPNATANLWTGNRDYNGVDVDVSVPETWNVGVLTITLA